TTGAGTTTGagaaattaagaatgagaatgagaataatAGTTGGGATACATGTGATCACCAATCTTCTCAATTTATAGGATTAAGTTGGTATctacttttataatattttaataagaaagagaaaatacacAATACTGATCAGATGCCCTAATAACAAACGATTAAATTTTATGAGTAAAGTGTAGATTTTTGTAACATTCTCTTCTTCACCTACTCTGGTTATCTGAGTGACAAGCAACTACACATTTCACAATGACACTTTACCTTCCTCCTccactttcttttatttttttccccccCAATTCCCACATGAgccctcctcttcctcctcctccacttttttttttttttctttcattcccACACAATTACCTCTGTTGCCCCACCCTACTCTATTTCTGGAATCAAGATCATCGGACCTCCTCTGTCAAGGAATGACAGTTTGGGGGAAAACCTGTTCGTGCATTAgatttgtcttttcttttttattatttatcattttgattgttgttgttggatgaattgttCTTGTTGCCTGGACTGTATTTGATTTTGATCTGGTGTTCTTTCTTTGGCTCTTGAGTTAGTCGTTTCCCTCTAGAAGTCATTAAACAATGgacattaaaaaatactttttaaaaaaaaaaaaacaatgagatTCTTCGGGGTTCTTCTTCAGGATCAGTTCTTACACAGTGTAGAACCTGCATCACTCTCTATTGCTGGTTCTTGGGAAGAACCATTCTTGTGTGCAAGAACCCACTCCAAGATCATACAGTAAAGATACTCTTATGATCACCAATTAGTGCCTTATAATCAAATAGCTTATGTTACTTATTATGGACATCATCATATTCAAGGATTCAGGGATCTCGGGAATGATAGGAAATGATTCTCAAAATATCAGAAAGCAAATTTCGTTTGCAACTCGTAATCTATTAGCTTCCAGAGAAAATATTGATAGACAAGCACTCATCATATACAACCTTAAAAAGAGGCTTTAATTGTGGATTCCTCATAACCTTATAGTAAGTAGGAAAAAACATTGTAGcgcataaaactattttattctgacaagtgaaaattaaatattcctAAAAAACTGTAAACCAGCAGCTGCAACATAGTAAAAGGGAAGAAATAGCTTCACATTATGCAACAATTTGGCTGAGTTTCAAGCATCTCTGGAGATCTGCAAAAGAAAATGTTCCTTTCAGTTGATGCAGATACAATAATGTAGTTGAAAActacatgatatatatatatatattaaaaaagtaagTTTCCAGAAAAGCTAAAAGAATAGAATGACAATGCATGCTGCCCAGTGGAGGATCAAACGTTTAATGTTGGTGGTTCATTCCTCAACTAGGGTCTAGTCAATCCTGCATGAAATTGTAGCTTTTATATGATGATTTAATACCCATTTCAGCAGTAGTAATTCCTCCCAAGTTAGATTACTGAATTCCTACTGCATTTATGTGACATATAATGCTACCCTACCCCCcgccccccccaaaaaaaaaaaaaaaaaatttacagatTGTAAGTAGCCATTTTATTTGGGTGAGTACTGATTATCAACTATAAGTTTCAACTGATATGATATAATAAGCTTCACCTATAAACAGCAGCTCTACAGTTAACTTATAACTCTTATTAATGCAAGACAAATCATTTACTTGAGTATTTAGGGAGctaaaaataaacaatgcaTATTTTCTAATGAGGGTCTTATttcaagataaataaataaagattaatGTTACATACATAGGGTAATAAACAACAGCACATGCCCTAAGCTTGCATATTCAAGATTCCAAGGGGACTTACAACTGGCCAAGACTGGCTAAATCAAAATCAGGAGCAAGCTCCTGGACGATATCATTTGGTGGTTGTCCACATTCTTGCATTTTTTGCATAAGCTCAACAATCTTGTTGAAGTTTCCGGGATCATTATCGTAAACTTCATTAAGATTTCGTATCAGTTCATATTGGTGTGAATAGCGATCATACTCTTCTTTGCTTAAGCTGGATTTGTGCTCTTCCAACCACTTAGGATACTTCTCTGCTATTTCCTTCATTGGTTCATGAAGAATCTCCTTGGACAGAAGTTGCTGCATCATGGTCTCCACAATAGATTCCATGTCCTAACAAATTGATAACATTGTTAGCATTAAATCCAGGGAAGGAAGTCAAGACATGGTCTTCCCATCAtgaagaattttaaaatagCACCATAAGTAGTTAAAATATCTTTGATGACCTTAATCACTTGCTTCATCATAGTAAAAATCTATAACCAAACTTGGCGAATTATTTTGGTTTAGTTTAATTCACTTATCCCTCATCTCATTTCACAGAAGATATAATAGATGCCAAGTTTGTAAATGAAAGCAGTATTTGAGGCCCCAATGGTATTGGTTGCTCTGCTCAACTATCATCAATCACTAATCACTTTTCCATGCGAACCCCAGAAAAAGTCACATCAAAGTTCATACGGTCcaaatttctcttaattttcaTTCTCCTAATTAATAGATTCCAACTTGAATTCTTCATATATTTTTGGACATCTTTAAGAAAAATGGAAGttataaattgaatataaaaaacaaataaaataatttgcaaTCATGATGACAGACACCCATCTGAATGTAATATATGAAGCAGAGGTATTACATTAAGAAATAAGATCACTGCATTCCATTAGAGAAAAACTTGACATCCCCAAAATATGTGCCAAAATCTAGGATGAACTGAATGCATAATTTCACAAGGCATACAAACTCAGAAAATACAAAACGTAGTAAGCCATCACAATGGTAGTACCAAAGCTTTGTAAAGTATTAGCACTCAGATTTTgtcattacataaaaaataagtaataacccaattttcaatttaaatataaacagAGAGCATAATAGAATAAAGGCTATATATGAGCAATCCATTTCCTTAATAAAGTAGGTTCTAGCAAGCATCAGTTCAAAAGCACCTCATAGGTGGACCACTCCAAAATACCAGAGCTATTAATggttaagttcttttttttgttttgccctCCCCCACCCCACATCTCACCCTAAATATACCAACATTGcaagttaatattttaagatatgcATAAACGCATGTTTTAATAAGCGGAAGAACAATCACTTATAAAAGTGGAATTCTAATATGAGTAAGAAAGAATGTCACAGTACAACATATGGTTTTAATCCTTGATGTTCATTTAAAGCATCATAAACATCAAACTCGACAAGATACAAATCCAAGAATCAAGTGGTGGTTGCTCAAGAGTGATCAACATTTAACTTTTAGAAAATGATTGAAGGTAATTGGGGACAACAAGGTAGTACTAACCTCATTTGGGATGAGATGCCTAAGAATGTTACGAAGGTTGCTAATGCAGTCTTAGGTGAATCAAAAGATTTTGGACTGAAAGACAAGGaattttgttaagaaattaCATCTCAACCacatatctatttaatgatctCACCTCTCACAATAAGACACTCCTCTCACCAGATAGATATGCATCTAATACCTGTATCGTATCAGTGCATCTTAGATGAAGTCCCTTAATAACCATCTCTTCACCACCAATCCATACTTAACAAAACACACACTTCTATCACAAACAGAACATGCCAACCAGGCCACAGTTCACGATTGTCCAATGCAGCAGCAGGCAAATTAATTACCACAAGTACAACACAACAAATGACACTATTGTCAAAATTTAATCTTGTTCCAATTTTCCAGAGTATCCCCACCCAATAGGTGAGAGACTAATCTCCTGGGAGAGGAgcggaaaacatttttttctactaGCTCAGTGAGGTGTTTTCTATCTAAGGACAATACATTGCGCACTTCAACCCAAGCTAATCTAAACTCTTCCTCTGTTATATTTATCCTATGTATTAATTGATTGTTATTATAAGCATTCCTTGTGTGTTTGATTCTCTGTGTGTTGTGTATGGCTCATATTTTATGGGTCGGACAAATATTGGAGTGGAGCGTAAGGGCCACCTTTTGTTGGATTACGAAGCAGGTTGGGGTATGGGTAAAGCCCATGGTATGCGTGATATTATATACTGTGATGTAACTTTACTATTTATGAATAAGAAATAGAAACAGTTATTTTGCTCCTAAGGACGTAGACATACTTCCCGAACCTTGTTAAATCTCTTGTGTTTGCATGTGTGCATGTGCTTTCTCTCATTCTCTTTAGAATTCTGGTTACTATTGTTAATATTGTTAAATAATACTGCTATGCTTGCTGTTttggttttctaatttttgttaTCTAACACAACATTCTCAAACTGTAAGACCCCATGAGAATATGCAAAACACAATCAACTGCCCGTTAAATCCACAACCGATATTCACCTCACAACTAGATAACATGGAGATATAAGGCGAGTTGGATGGTTAATAGATAACATGGAGATATAAGGCGAGTTGGATGGTTAATAGAGAAAGATAGGGGAGAAAGGTTGTGGGTTTGATCCCCTCTCCTAACAAAACTGACATTCTAACCACTaacatttgccgataaaaaCAAATAGATAACAAACTTAAAGCGCTTTGACAagagaaataattaataactgATATCAAATTCAAGAACAAATTGGTTAGaagaagttaaaaaaagaatacCTGAGAGCCAGCAAGCTGCTCAAACTGTTTCACCCAATCCTCCATCAAGGCATCCTTCCCCAAATCATCGGCAGTGGGTGTGGAAATAGACTCCAGCCCTTTAACAGCCTCTTTGGTCTGCTCCCTGAGCTTGTTGAGCGCCTCCGACACGTGGCTGTCTTTGGAAGCAGCCTTCTGTTTCCCCTTTTTCTTCGTTCTCAAATCGGGTAAACCCATGCCCAATCCTTGCACCCCCGACGCCAAAGAAGGACTCTCCTTCTTCTTGTTCGCACTTGCTTCCCCACTACCAAAACATcacataataattaaacaacgACCTTCAAAATTCagtatgataataataatgataaaattgcaGGGACAAAGGGGGAAAACCTTGGAGGGGGAGGATTGAGGTTGAAGGACTGAAAATCATCCAAAGCACCTGAAATTATCGAATGGAGCAATCTCagatagagataaaaaaaatgattaaaaaatagagaGTAGGGAAGAAAGAGCGTACTATCGAGGAGTTGGTCAAGGTCTTGAGATGAGTCGGCCATGGTTGTCACCGCCACACAACGCTGCTACTACGGCCAATGGAGGGAATAAAATAATCCCTCCCTATGCAATGCTGCTTCTGGGTTCTCATCCATattcatattaatatttttatttaatttctttagatttttttcctttttattactattttaaacttttaagatatatctatcaaaaaaattattagatggttaaagattattatattattcacGATCcctcataataattatttgatgtgtgaacaataaaaaatatattcactaaattaaaaatattcattaatcatctaacaaaaataaaatgtgttattctttaatttaaggaatttatcaatttaaaatattaaattatgtatataTCACCGATCAAGATTATTGATGATGATCTTAGATGCTAATAATTTTTCTAGTTGAGGGGCatactttaaatattataaatgctttattttccttttaaaatatgttttatattaatattgtagCTTGTATGGTATGGTGGCTCTTCCTTTGTTGTTTTGGTGCAATAAGAAACTCATCATCACGAAGACATAGGTAATTTTGCAAGTTGGTTCATCTTTCTTCCAAGAAACTCATCACCACGAAGCAGGGACGGAGGATGAACCTGGCATAAGGGTTCCATGAATGTCAAACAATGGAGTTGGTGGTTCTTCCTCTGTTGTTTTGGTACAACAACAAGAAACTCATTATCACGAAGGAGAGACAAAGGTAATTTTGTAAGTTGGTTCATCTTACTTCCAAGAAACCCATCACCACAAAATAGGGACAGAAGATGAACCTAGTATTAGGGTTCCAAGAATGTCGCAAAATGGTGTTGGTGGTTATTCCTTTGCTGGCTTGGTGTGACAACAAGAAACTCTTCATCACGAAGTAGAGATGAAGGTAATTCGCAAGCTGGTTCATCTTTCTTCCAAGAAATCCATCACAAAGCAGGGATGGAGGGTGAACTTGGTATTAGGGTTCCAAGAATATCGAACGATGGAGCTAGTGGTTCTTCCTATACTCTTTTGGTGCGATAAGAAAAAACTCATCATGGAGAAACAAGGATAGAGGTAATCCtatctcttataatttttaattttaattgaaaatgtgttaatcttgatattttattttaatttaataattgagattaattattctcattttcacataaaatatttatattcatatgATATGTCCTTTCTATACCGTacacaaattatatattaatgagtggctttttcttttaaaaaatgtgcATTTTATTTCAcctattattaatatttgaaatacAAGATGAGTTTGGTGATTAAAAgagaaccaaaaaaaaaaggatggcaAGTTCAATTTCCTttgcaaacaaaaaaataacgttCAAACCAAACTAACATTATTGATAAAAAgatgattaatatttaataaacttttgttgacaaaaaaaaactcaataaatttttctcaactagttttttttggaaatgtCTCTCTTAGAGTCTCAGGCATCCAAAACtacttcttttataatttttatcataatataCCTTCTCGAGTgcttaattgttttaatttattatttttttaccctttatctataaattaattttaatatattttaaaaaattcactaaataaaaatattctcatatcataattttaattatttattataaatttaaagtataatttacatatttaaaatatttatttattattaatttgaaagaatataatttatattaaaaaaatatttatttattacaattctTATTTATATAAAGATGTTTATCATTTCAAATAATTCACCATAAACACAAATTCAGAGGTGAAAACAATGGAATGATACCCTTAAGTGTCATAAGCATAATTGAGTCAATTGTGAGAGTTTATGTAGAGTTTCAATCTCTTCTAGAGTCAAACAATTATAAGAGTCTTGTAATATAATACTTAGGTGGAATTGACATGTAAAGATTGAAACTCTGCAAAAAtttctcataattaatttagttgtgCTTATAACACTTTCCATAAGCATCAAATGATCGTTTTTGTGTCTGTACTTATAATTAGATGTATGTGGTTGATTTTCTAAAATGACAATTAAACAAAATGgtccaattaaaaaaagttcaagGACCTAATTAGAAAATATGTGAAAGTATGGCAACCTTCAAATcgatttaatcttatataaatatgaataaattaagGCAAAATTGCAAATTTAGTTGCCTATTTGTCTTAGAATTCTATTTTGAtccccctataatttaattaaggaATTTAGTCCcccaatttttttgtaattccaTTATTTCAGTCCTGACATTAATTTTGGAGGTTGACTATCATGTGTTGTACTTTTATTAGACATTGACTGTCATGTGTTACGCGTTTATTGAACATTAATTTCGTGTACTTAATTAATGTTAACCTCCAATAAAATCGTGATATGTGAAAGTCAACGTCCAATAAAAACACAATACGTGGTAGTCAAGGTAAGTAATTAACAAAAGTCCAATTTTGGGATTGGTGACTGAAAtaatgaaattacaaaaaatgagGGACTAAAttcgtaaattaaattataaggggaCCAAAATTAAATTCTGAAACAAATAGAAggaccaaatttataattttttcataaattaataaaaggtCATTGATGACGGAGAcctaattgaaaaaaaagaaataaaagttgttgaaaaaaaattaattcatagacttgtttaaaaaaattgtcaaataatttaaagacatgcaaattaattaaaaataattagtattattttgtggttaataatttttatttatatgaatatgtacaaaataataaaagtctGATAGGTCGGCTCGATCCACATGaactgcctttttttttttaaccagtTAAAACAACATGAAATTAACAACTTGGTGGGTTGAgatctttcaagtttcaaacaACCTCACTAAAATTAAGAGTGAGTTTGTTTTTGTggtagtgaaaaaaaaaacggaaAAGAATGGAGAacaattatttgaaataaatcagaaaaaaaagtccaaaaccacaattttttttaagttactcATGAATAGTAATTTCTTTTTCACCGCCAAACAAGCAAACACTAACGGATTAATCTGGTAGCACAACGGCTA
This region of Glycine soja cultivar W05 chromosome 17, ASM419377v2, whole genome shotgun sequence genomic DNA includes:
- the LOC114391882 gene encoding peroxisome biogenesis protein 19-2-like — its product is MADSSQDLDQLLDSALDDFQSFNLNPPPPSGEASANKKKESPSLASGVQGLGMGLPDLRTKKKGKQKAASKDSHVSEALNKLREQTKEAVKGLESISTPTADDLGKDALMEDWVKQFEQLAGSQDMESIVETMMQQLLSKEILHEPMKEIAEKYPKWLEEHKSSLSKEEYDRYSHQYELIRNLNEVYDNDPGNFNKIVELMQKMQECGQPPNDIVQELAPDFDLASLGQLSPEMLETQPNCCIM